From a region of the Gossypium raimondii isolate GPD5lz chromosome 10, ASM2569854v1, whole genome shotgun sequence genome:
- the LOC105778378 gene encoding uncharacterized protein LOC105778378 isoform X1, giving the protein MAKLEKPVLAEDSLYGFKEVAEGAAIFVQKKLHSPGFESVDNKHNCNIEDLQAVGVDLLSKIHNLENRFATVFLESRISELAVAEFDDEIRFCLAELKQLCTLYSFANPKGAHGYDCLETLRSSDLISQTQQVSPCLEDGGLVKELSAKLIEIEKLKSDNLVKDNELEALRNRQKELEAHICSVEKQKSQLEENMEIMRREVVVTAKFLDDLRSEMMELNSNMDSRMSANKILVKKPSELEEGKKGMEVYLSQLEEENLLLSEGLCCLEEKLMYPNDGREYCHMELQIPEFDATNFKDEIIRRLEDEMEVRTFVMIQKVDEMQRQWSVVQEECECLKIENLTLIEECSMLQKANEDLRKQKMELNGRCTVLEVESKESANGCSNMPNKVDNLQRENQLLEEEISAQLQKKVLLQDEILALKETISEIKFENEMLEASFAMLLRDYEELEAETTLFVQKISNSCSCGKVFLEEALGAQKGLLKNEQAYILADNKQNCNTESQFMGVELAEVLDVDDLYKAQLKSLFLKNVSTHLDIPANSTGEGVGTKDRHECKVPTLEIEMSARYYMC; this is encoded by the exons ATGGCGAAGTTGGAGAAACCTGTTTTAGCTGAAGATAGTTTATACGGATTCAAAGAAGTAGCTGAAGGAGCGGCCATTTTTGTTCAGAAAAAGCTGCATTCACCTGGATTTGAGagt GTTGATAACAAGCATAACTGCAATATTGAAGATTTACAGGCTGTAGGAGTTGATCTTTTGTCAAAGATTCATAATCTTGAGAACAGATTTGCTACGGTATTTCTAGAATCCAGGATTTCTGAACTGGCTGTTGCTGAGTTTGATGACGAGATTCGATTTTGTTTAGCTGAGTTAAAGCAGTTGTGTACTCTTTATTCATTTGCAAATCCTAAAGGAGCTCATGGATATGATTGTTTGGAAACTTTGAGAAGTTCAGATTTGATTAGTCAAACACAGCAGGTTTCTCCTTGTCTAGAAGATGGTGGTCTGGTCAAGGAATTGTCAGCAAAATTAATAGAGATAGAGAAGCTTAAATCAGACAATTTGGTCAAGGACAATGAGCTCGAGGCTTTGAGGAATCGGCAAAAAGAGTTAGAAGCTCATATTTGTTCCGTTGAGAAGCAGAAAAGCCAGTTGGAGGAAAATATGGAAATAATGCGGAGAGAAGTTGTTGTTACAGCTAAATTCTTGGATGATTTGCGGAGTGAAATGATGGAACTTAATAGCAATATGGATTCCCGGATGTCTGCCAACAAAATTCTCGTAAAGAAACCTTCAGAACTCGAAGAAGGAAAGAAGGGAATGGAAGTTTATTTATCTCAactagaagaagaaaatttacttttatcagAAGGGTTATGTtgtttagaagaaaaattaatgtACCCTAATGATGGAAGAGAGTACTGTCACATGGAACTACAAATTCCAGAATTTGATGCTACGAATTTCAAAGATGAGATAATAAGAAGATTGGAAGATGAAATGGAGGTGCGAACATTTGTTATGATACAGAAGGTTGATGAGATGCAAAGGCAATGGTCAGTAGTTCAAGAAGAGTGTGAGTGTCTCAAAATCGAAAATCTTACACTCATTGAAGAATGTAGTATGCTTCAGAAAGCAAATGAAGACCTAAGGAAACAAAAGATGGAGTTAAATGGGCGGTGTACAGTCCTGGAAGTAGAATCGAAAGAATCAGCAAACGGTTGTTCTAATATGCCGAACAAGGTTGACAACCTCCAAAGAGAGAACCAGCTTTTGGAAGAAGAAATTTCGGCTCAGTTGCAGAAAAAAGTACTCCTTCAGGATGAAATTTTGGCTCTTAAGGAAACAATTAGTGAaatcaagtttgaaaatgaaatgctGGAAGCTTCTTTTGCGATGCTATTGAGAGACTATGAAGAACTTGAGGCTGAAACAACCTTATTTGTTCAGAAAATCTCTAATAGTTGCAGTTGTGGCAAAGTTTTCCTTGAAGAAGCCTTGGGAGCTCAAAAAGGTTTGCTGAAAAATGAGCAAGCCTACATACTG GCTGATAACAAACAAAACTGCAATACTGAAAGTCAATTTATGGGAGTTGAGCTTGCAGAAGTTTTAGATGTAGATGACTTGTATAAGGCCCAGCTTAAGAG TTTGTTTTTGAAGAATGTAAGCACTCATCTAGACATTCCTGCAAATTCGACAGGTGAAGGTGTTGGAACTAAAGACAGACATGAATGCAAGGTACCGACACTTGAGATCGAGATGAGTGCTAGGTATTATATGTGTTGA
- the LOC105778378 gene encoding uncharacterized protein LOC105778378 isoform X3 → MAKLEKPVLAEDSLYGFKEVAEGAAIFVQKKLHSPGFESVDNKHNCNIEDLQAVGVDLLSKIHNLENRFATVFLESRISELAVAEFDDEIRFCLAELKQLCTLYSFANPKGAHGYDCLETLRSSDLISQTQQVSPCLEDGGLVKELSAKLIEIEKLKSDNLVKDNELEALRNRQKELEAHICSVEKQKSQLEENMEIMRREVVVTAKFLDDLRSEMMELNSNMDSRMSANKILVKKPSELEEGKKGMEVYLSQLEEENLLLSEGLCCLEEKLMYPNDGREYCHMELQIPEFDATNFKDEIIRRLEDEMEVRTFVMIQKVDEMQRQWSVVQEECECLKIENLTLIEECSMLQKANEDLRKQKMELNGRCTVLEVESKESANGCSNMPNKVDNLQRENQLLEEEISAQLQKKVLLQDEILALKETISEIKFENEMLEASFAMLLRDYEELEAETTLFVQKISNSCSCGKVFLEEALGAQKGLLKNEQAYILADNKQNCNTESQFMGVELAEVLDVDDLYKAQLKR, encoded by the exons ATGGCGAAGTTGGAGAAACCTGTTTTAGCTGAAGATAGTTTATACGGATTCAAAGAAGTAGCTGAAGGAGCGGCCATTTTTGTTCAGAAAAAGCTGCATTCACCTGGATTTGAGagt GTTGATAACAAGCATAACTGCAATATTGAAGATTTACAGGCTGTAGGAGTTGATCTTTTGTCAAAGATTCATAATCTTGAGAACAGATTTGCTACGGTATTTCTAGAATCCAGGATTTCTGAACTGGCTGTTGCTGAGTTTGATGACGAGATTCGATTTTGTTTAGCTGAGTTAAAGCAGTTGTGTACTCTTTATTCATTTGCAAATCCTAAAGGAGCTCATGGATATGATTGTTTGGAAACTTTGAGAAGTTCAGATTTGATTAGTCAAACACAGCAGGTTTCTCCTTGTCTAGAAGATGGTGGTCTGGTCAAGGAATTGTCAGCAAAATTAATAGAGATAGAGAAGCTTAAATCAGACAATTTGGTCAAGGACAATGAGCTCGAGGCTTTGAGGAATCGGCAAAAAGAGTTAGAAGCTCATATTTGTTCCGTTGAGAAGCAGAAAAGCCAGTTGGAGGAAAATATGGAAATAATGCGGAGAGAAGTTGTTGTTACAGCTAAATTCTTGGATGATTTGCGGAGTGAAATGATGGAACTTAATAGCAATATGGATTCCCGGATGTCTGCCAACAAAATTCTCGTAAAGAAACCTTCAGAACTCGAAGAAGGAAAGAAGGGAATGGAAGTTTATTTATCTCAactagaagaagaaaatttacttttatcagAAGGGTTATGTtgtttagaagaaaaattaatgtACCCTAATGATGGAAGAGAGTACTGTCACATGGAACTACAAATTCCAGAATTTGATGCTACGAATTTCAAAGATGAGATAATAAGAAGATTGGAAGATGAAATGGAGGTGCGAACATTTGTTATGATACAGAAGGTTGATGAGATGCAAAGGCAATGGTCAGTAGTTCAAGAAGAGTGTGAGTGTCTCAAAATCGAAAATCTTACACTCATTGAAGAATGTAGTATGCTTCAGAAAGCAAATGAAGACCTAAGGAAACAAAAGATGGAGTTAAATGGGCGGTGTACAGTCCTGGAAGTAGAATCGAAAGAATCAGCAAACGGTTGTTCTAATATGCCGAACAAGGTTGACAACCTCCAAAGAGAGAACCAGCTTTTGGAAGAAGAAATTTCGGCTCAGTTGCAGAAAAAAGTACTCCTTCAGGATGAAATTTTGGCTCTTAAGGAAACAATTAGTGAaatcaagtttgaaaatgaaatgctGGAAGCTTCTTTTGCGATGCTATTGAGAGACTATGAAGAACTTGAGGCTGAAACAACCTTATTTGTTCAGAAAATCTCTAATAGTTGCAGTTGTGGCAAAGTTTTCCTTGAAGAAGCCTTGGGAGCTCAAAAAGGTTTGCTGAAAAATGAGCAAGCCTACATACTG GCTGATAACAAACAAAACTGCAATACTGAAAGTCAATTTATGGGAGTTGAGCTTGCAGAAGTTTTAGATGTAGATGACTTGTATAAGGCCCAGCTTAAGAG GTGA
- the LOC105778378 gene encoding uncharacterized protein LOC105778378 isoform X2 has protein sequence MAKLEKPVLAEDSLYGFKEVAEGAAIFVQKKLHSPGFESVDNKHNCNIEDLQAVGVDLLSKIHNLENRFATVFLESRISELAVAEFDDEIRFCLAELKQLCTLYSFANPKGAHGYDCLETLRSSDLISQTQQVSPCLEDGGLVKELSAKLIEIEKLKSDNLVKDNELEALRNRQKELEAHICSVEKQKSQLEENMEIMRREVVVTAKFLDDLRSEMMELNSNMDSRMSANKILVKKPSELEEGKKGMEVYLSQLEEENLLLSEGLCCLEEKLMYPNDGREYCHMELQIPEFDATNFKDEIIRRLEDEMEVRTFVMIQKVDEMQRQWSVVQEECECLKIENLTLIEECSMLQKANEDLRKQKMELNGRCTVLEVESKESANGCSNMPNKVDNLQRENQLLEEEISAQLQKKVLLQDEILALKETISEIKFENEMLEASFAMLLRDYEELEAETTLFVQKISNSCSCGKVFLEEALGAQKGLLKNEQAYILADNKQNCNTESQFMGVELAEVLDVDDLYKAQLKRCV, from the exons ATGGCGAAGTTGGAGAAACCTGTTTTAGCTGAAGATAGTTTATACGGATTCAAAGAAGTAGCTGAAGGAGCGGCCATTTTTGTTCAGAAAAAGCTGCATTCACCTGGATTTGAGagt GTTGATAACAAGCATAACTGCAATATTGAAGATTTACAGGCTGTAGGAGTTGATCTTTTGTCAAAGATTCATAATCTTGAGAACAGATTTGCTACGGTATTTCTAGAATCCAGGATTTCTGAACTGGCTGTTGCTGAGTTTGATGACGAGATTCGATTTTGTTTAGCTGAGTTAAAGCAGTTGTGTACTCTTTATTCATTTGCAAATCCTAAAGGAGCTCATGGATATGATTGTTTGGAAACTTTGAGAAGTTCAGATTTGATTAGTCAAACACAGCAGGTTTCTCCTTGTCTAGAAGATGGTGGTCTGGTCAAGGAATTGTCAGCAAAATTAATAGAGATAGAGAAGCTTAAATCAGACAATTTGGTCAAGGACAATGAGCTCGAGGCTTTGAGGAATCGGCAAAAAGAGTTAGAAGCTCATATTTGTTCCGTTGAGAAGCAGAAAAGCCAGTTGGAGGAAAATATGGAAATAATGCGGAGAGAAGTTGTTGTTACAGCTAAATTCTTGGATGATTTGCGGAGTGAAATGATGGAACTTAATAGCAATATGGATTCCCGGATGTCTGCCAACAAAATTCTCGTAAAGAAACCTTCAGAACTCGAAGAAGGAAAGAAGGGAATGGAAGTTTATTTATCTCAactagaagaagaaaatttacttttatcagAAGGGTTATGTtgtttagaagaaaaattaatgtACCCTAATGATGGAAGAGAGTACTGTCACATGGAACTACAAATTCCAGAATTTGATGCTACGAATTTCAAAGATGAGATAATAAGAAGATTGGAAGATGAAATGGAGGTGCGAACATTTGTTATGATACAGAAGGTTGATGAGATGCAAAGGCAATGGTCAGTAGTTCAAGAAGAGTGTGAGTGTCTCAAAATCGAAAATCTTACACTCATTGAAGAATGTAGTATGCTTCAGAAAGCAAATGAAGACCTAAGGAAACAAAAGATGGAGTTAAATGGGCGGTGTACAGTCCTGGAAGTAGAATCGAAAGAATCAGCAAACGGTTGTTCTAATATGCCGAACAAGGTTGACAACCTCCAAAGAGAGAACCAGCTTTTGGAAGAAGAAATTTCGGCTCAGTTGCAGAAAAAAGTACTCCTTCAGGATGAAATTTTGGCTCTTAAGGAAACAATTAGTGAaatcaagtttgaaaatgaaatgctGGAAGCTTCTTTTGCGATGCTATTGAGAGACTATGAAGAACTTGAGGCTGAAACAACCTTATTTGTTCAGAAAATCTCTAATAGTTGCAGTTGTGGCAAAGTTTTCCTTGAAGAAGCCTTGGGAGCTCAAAAAGGTTTGCTGAAAAATGAGCAAGCCTACATACTG GCTGATAACAAACAAAACTGCAATACTGAAAGTCAATTTATGGGAGTTGAGCTTGCAGAAGTTTTAGATGTAGATGACTTGTATAAGGCCCAGCTTAAGAGGTGCGTATAA